The following are from one region of the Camarhynchus parvulus chromosome 3, STF_HiC, whole genome shotgun sequence genome:
- the LOC115901971 gene encoding cytochrome P450 2K6-like — translation MGWNSSTSIGFVFILAFVSILKTAGFWNSSTSIVLVLILAFLSILKTAGFWNNDRRQNFPPGPRPLPIIGNLLLFDLKRPYRTYLQLSKKYGPVFSVQMGHRKVVVISGYETVKEALVNQADAFAERPKIPIFEDLTKGNGVVFAHGENWKVMRRFTLTALRDFGMGKKAIEDRIVEEYGHLADSIASQEGNPVDASKIINAAVANIIVSILLGKRFDYKDPRFVRLLSMTNENMRLAGKPLVTMYNIFPYLGFLLRANKALLRNRDEFHDFVRVTFVENLKNLDKNDQRSFIDAFLVKQQEEKSTTNGYFHNGNLLSLVSNLFTAGVETISTTLNWGFLLMLKYPEIQKKVQDEIEQVIGSNPPRIEHRAQMPYTDAVIHEIQRFANILPLDLPHETAADVTLQGYFIPKGTYIIPLLTSVLKDKSQWEKPDMFYPEHFLDANGKFVKKDAFIPFSAGRRICAGETLAKMELFLFFTSLLQRFNFLPPPGVSNSDLDLSPAISFNVIPKPYKMCAVARS, via the exons ATgggctggaacagcagcacttccaTTGGTTTTGTGTTCATCCTGGCTTTTGTctccattttaaaaacagcaggtttctggaacagcagcacttccaTTGTTTTAGTGCTGATCCTggcttttctctccattttgaAAACAGCAGGTTTCTGGAACAACGACCGAAGACAGAACTTTCCTCCAGGTCCAAGACCATTACCTATAATTGGAAACCTTCTTTTGTTTGACTTGAAGAGACCCTACAGGACTTATCTACAG CTGTCCAAAAAATATGGTCCAGTCTTCAGTGTTCAGATGGGGCACAGGAAAGTTGTAGTGATTTCTGGCTATGAGACAGTGAAGGAAGCTCTTGTAAACCAGGCAGATGCATTTGCAGAGAGACCTAAAATTCCAATCTTTGAAGATTTGACTAAAGGAAATG GGGTTGTTTTTGCCCATGGTGAAAACTGGAAGGTGATGAGAAGGTTTACCCTCACAGCCCTGCGAGACTTTGGGATGGGCAAAAAGGCCATTGAGGATCGGATCGTGGAGGAGTACGGGCACCTGGCAGACTCTATCGCCTCCCAGGAAG GAAATCCCGTTGATGCCAGCAAAATAATTAATGCAGCAGTTGCTAATATAATTGTGTCAATATTGCTTGGAAAACGATTTGACTACAAAGACCCCAGATTTGTGAGACTTCTAAGTATGACCAATGAAAACATGAGGCTTGCTGGGAAACCTTTGGTCACG ATGTACAACATCTTCCCATACCTTGGATTCCTCCTAAGGGCTAACAAGGCTCTCCTTCGAAACAGAGATGAATTCCACGATTTTGTCCGAGTTACTTTTGTAGAGAACCTAAAAAACCTGGACAAAAATGACCAAAGAAGTTTTATTGATGCCTTCCTGGTTAAACAGCAGGAG GAGAAATCCACTACCAATGGGTATTTCCATAATGGCAACTTGCTAAGCTTGGTGAGCAATTTGTTTACTGCTGGTGTTGAGACCATTTCCACCACACTAAACTGGGGCTTTCTGCTGATGCTAAAGTACCCTGAAATCCAGA aaaaggTCCAAGACGAGATAGAGCAAGTGATAGGGTCCAACCCCCCACGGATCGAGCACCGAGCTCAGATGCCATACACAGATGCTGTTATCCATGAAATTCAGAGGTTTGCCAACATCCTGCCACTGGATTTGCCTCATGAGACTGCTGCAGATGTCACCCTCCAGGGCTATTTCATCCCCAAG GGAACCTACATCATCCCTTTACTGACCTCAGTCCTGAAAGACAAGTCGCAGTGGGAGAAACCAGACATGTTCTACCCTGAGCACTTCCTTGATGCCAATGGGAAATTTGTGAAGAAGGATGCTTTCATTCCTTTCTCAGCAG GGCGGAGGATCTGTGCTGGGGAGACTCTTGCCAAAATGGagctcttcctcttcttcaccAGTCTCCTGCAGAGGTTCAACTTCCTCCCTCCACCTGGAGTTTCCAACTCAGACCTGGACCTTAGCCCTGCCATTTCATTTAATGTCATCCCCAAACCCTATAAAATGTGTGCTGTAGCACGTTCCTAG